The Maniola jurtina chromosome 9, ilManJurt1.1, whole genome shotgun sequence genomic sequence GTTCTTTATTGTGCTTATATTCAAGGTGTTTGTACCCACCAGACTTTATAtggaggtaaagtttgtaactGGATGTTGGAGGTTCTCTctagaactaatgatccgatcaCTATCCACGAGTATAGACTAGTAAATGTTTTATAACACATGGAgttgcgggcaaaagctagttattatgATAAATGCAGAATTGTGTCCTTCCATTTCACGGGCAATCCATTTAACCTATATTGACgataggtacagagatagcgtGCATCCTGGGGACAGATATAtaccatttttagggtcccataccttaaaatgaaaaacggaacccttataggatgacttaattgtcaagaaaacctatagggtacttcccgttgatctagattctagaatcatgaaaggcaggtaggtaggctaTCTATATGTTATAAgaccttatagcacaagtaaaggaaaaaatccgaaaaccgtgaatttgtggttacatcacaaaaaaaaacaaaatgtgtttcaattttcaaagttcttTACCAAGTAAGAAGtagtaactataccaagtagggtatcataatatgaaagtgctttacctgcacattgcAAAActgatctttatttatttttatgcatatagtttttgatttatcgtgcgaaatgtcggaaaaaatacctgagtatggaaccctcggtgtggaACCCTCGTGATTCGCACACGAGTTTCCATTGTCATCTTGTCGTAAAtaatattgtgtcgtatttaaGGTGCGTACCCACCGGACTTGTCTCTCATCGTGGCGGGTCGCAAGGGTGGCGAGGACTACATCTTTGCTCTACTGACGGGCTACGTGGACCCGCCCGCCGGCGTCTTGCTGCGGGAGGGGCAAAACTACAACCCGTACTTCCCCGGCGGTGCCATCTCTATGGCACAAGTTCTGTACGACGAGGTATGTGataggcgcaacgcacaccggCGGAGCCGAGGCGAGGCGTCTTTCTTGACAACCAAAGATGagctttattaaataaaataaattgtttattgtccAAAAAACATAGGTACAAGTGTCTTCTgcatgatacaagtgtaaattaaaaattttcaacacccccgacaagtgaaggttactgtaactagaaaagagctgataactttcaaacggctgaaccgattttcttgggctattccgcgcctacgatccaaagtatctgagttttccaaaacatcattttcaaatgaataattatgtatctaaggcaaccgtccatcttgacagtttgacatttgtcaattgacagttgaatattatgaacctaaaggttatctaaccttcttttctacaagaaaactagaaaacagctgataacttttaaacggctgaaccaatttttttggattatagctaagaacactcgatcaagccacctttcaaacaaaaaaaagtaaattaaaatcggttcattcgtttaggcgctacgatgccacagacatacagatacacagatacacacgtcaaacttataacacccctctttttgggtcgggggttaaaaataaattgtttattgtccAAAAAACATAGGTACAAGTGTCTTCtgcataataaaatatatgtacattcttataatatcataatacataattaattaattatacagaAAAACAACTGTCCCTAGGTTAGGTATAAAGATAAACCTGTGTTAGCGACAGTTATTGGCTCAACGATAGCAGTGCGCTGCGATACAGGCGCGCCTAAGTGCACTGTACTTCCTCCGTGTCCTGTTTTCAGTATCCCAATTTCAATCATTTGTCAAAGAACAcaagttttatatattttgtattgaaactttgtacaattGTTGTTGACTCTTGCGTGAAGCTTTCTGGCGTATTACCATCAATATACTGTAGGTAGCCCGCGAATCGCTTTGCAACGCATGCTGAGCAATTAATCTGCATTCCAGttaaataatgttaatttatATTTGCACCCAGGCTGCCGAGTACAGCGACGGAACTCCAGCGACCGCGTCACAACTGGCCAAAGACGTGTCCACTTTCCTCAGATGGTGCTCCGAGCCCGAACTGGACGACCGCAGGCTCATGACCATCAAAGCCATCGGCATGTTCTCAATGCTAGCCGCAGTCGTGTACTACTACAAACGACACAAGTGGTCTTCACTCAAGTCCAGAAAGCTAGCCTACAAACCTGTATCTAAGAAATAATCCAGTATAGTAGTGTGATTACTTATTACGTACAATTTAGACAATTTTTTTCCGATAGGTGACATCTTCATCATGTTATTTAATtgttatgattaaaataatttatttcttacttGCGGCATGTTTTTCTTTCCCGGGAATTTTGTGAAGTGTTCAACGCTTTTAACCGTTACCATTCAAAGCCTGGCTAGTGATTTATAAGCGAGGTggtatttttaatgttaataatttatctaatgtTAACTAACGTATAACGTGTCGTGAAAATGAATGCGGCTCTGCCTGGTAATACATAGGTTACGAAATTATatcaattattttgtaaactgTGCCTGTTATGTGCAGTTCGTCATTATGATGGATTGGTGTACTACAGTCCAATAAACGAAGTATTGAAAATCGTGGAATTGgtgttttaatttgattttaataTAGCCTGCATTAAATTAGgatttataagtaaataaaataatttataaattaggaAGTACCATAGAAGTGTATAAGTTAGTGATTTTCACTTTACAGTCTGTATGGTCATGTAGATTAGAGTATAGGTTGATGGAATGCTCTTGTTAATAGCTGTTATATGATTGGCAAACTTTAAGTATGTAATAATGTGAGATGAAAATTggatggtttttaaaaaaaaaatattttggtcaCTGATTCATCTGGCATTATAGCCATAGGAATTGAAATTACCTCACTTTCTTGATATGATGATAATCAACCCAtagccagcccactactgagatcTCTTAAgactcagattgagaagggtttaggccatagtctgtcacgctggcccaatggCAAAggtcacacacctttgagaacatggaaaactctcaagtatgcaggtttcttcacgatgtttccttcactTTTGTGGTATAACTTGCTAATTATACCTGTTTATACGTGTTTATgagtttttaggtttccgtgcctcaaaaggaacaacggaacccttataggatcactttgttgtctatgtGTGTCGGGTCAAGAAAACTTAcgagggtacttcccgttgatctagctAGAATCACgattttttctgtgatttgtatTCTGTGGTTGCTGACTTGTATTTCTAACGGGCTGAAAATACTAGAACCCAGAGTCATAAAAAAaccatttcatacaaaaaaaaaaagaaatgacgtaGCCAAAGCTTTTTTTGAACGAAGAATTTTTTGACATGGACAGAAAACATATGACCATGACATTGACGCACCATTTCTATTTGaaaacaattttcatttattacaaGAGGTATTTTACaagataatatattaaaaatcaataaaataaaaatatggagTTTCCCTTGTAGTCCTCCAATAACAAGAAATATACTACTCTCCAATAATGTGCATTCAACGTTTATTAAAACGCTCCATAGTTCATTCTTCACATGAAAAATGAATGCCATAATCGGTTTATGCCATTTTTGCGAGGCTCACGGTCCACGGCCTCTGTTCTGCACGTTTACAACAGACGACGAGAGTCACACGACAGAGGCCTCAAGAGGCACAGTGCAATGCAGTGGGTGCACCTCCGTTGGACCAGACACAGTGTTCGTATCGCGAGATGACAATGGCATTATATTTTGCAGCAGAGAGTCTGTTCCGAATAATGACGTTACTGCGTTCCTGAGACAGGCAGCTCTGCGAAGTATTACTTGTGAAGTAAGTCATTCTTTGATAATATTGATTAATAAGATTAATATtaagattaatattataaaattaattagaacTATCAGCATAAGACTGTACCCACATTGGTTACTATCACCTGAGTTTCTAGCGACTAGCTGCTCTAAAGGTCACTGCATCCGAAACAGAAGCGCAAGCTATTCTTCAGCAACTATGAAATGACAGTTGCCTAAGCTATTAAAACCCAAATACTCAACTTTGCTAAAAAGAGGCAATAATTAGTCAGGTGATAGTTTCTAATGGGCATCCAGTTTAACAGATTATCAATTACCCAATATCATGTATATTTTTGACATATATATATAAGTAGACTTATGTTAGATTGCACTtataatgtataataattttataacaggCCAAAAGAACATTAATCTATAGGTTGTAGGTAGTAATAGGCAATCTTGAAAGACATTGTTTTACAAGATCCATTTAAAGTGGTTTAAAGTCCTGAGACATTATTTGCTATAACTTCAGGTAAGTTGGAGTAACGAAGGTGGAGTGGTGTACTTCAGTGACACTCAGGGCCATGTGCTCAGTCTCATGTTCCCGGTCAAAGACACCAGGGCAAGGGGGCTGAAGAGACTGTTCTCTGTTGTGGTACTGATGAAGGATAAGATGCTGCTGCTAAATATTACACCTGTGCTTTCTGAACACATGCAGGTTTgtagaattattttaatttttttttagagttcAGTACCAAACTCAAAAGGAAAGAAGGAACCCTCATAGTATCACTatgttgtctatctgtcaagaaaagggaatcaaaacctatacggTTACCTAGGATCATGTTTAGCAGCTAGCGGCGATATCTCGAAAAcaatgaatttgtggttacatcacaaaaaattaaaaagtgttatttcttgtatgatggtaagATCCCTTGTGTGTGAGTCCTACTCACGCACAATTGATCagttttttattctaatttgccTTCATGTTTGAAGAACTGCCAAGACATAACCAACTTGCTGTTATTGCAGAAAATAGCAAATGAGCTCCAACAACTAGCAGATGTGGTGTATGAGAATGAACAAAGCATATGCTCACAGAGGGCCTTGAGATTAAAGACTGGAAGGAATGACTTTGGCCAGTCCCGATCACTAATACAACTAACAGGTAGGAGAGTTTCAATTTTAgataattttatcaaattgaACTTCCAGACTAgaggtataatcttttataacaaaattctgCAATGTATTTtcgacttgcctttacaaaaatttaaaaaatatattaaaattatgctaCTGAAAAAgcaaagacaacaaagtgatcctataagggttccgtttttccttttcaggtatggaaccctgaaaataatcATAAATTGTACTGTGTATATTTCAGTATGCATATTAATTTTTAGGAGATGAAGATATTTTCAAAAAGCTACACTCTCACTTTACATGGATGCTAAGAACTGGTGGGATCACATATTCAGAAACGCTGTACACCAGTCAGGATTTACTTAAAAAGTTCTCTCCGACTACAAGTGGTACAATTTTTGAGGAAAATGCATGTACAGTGCCAGATGGTGCAAGTATGTCATTAAGAGAGCTAGGGAAATTGTTAAGCAAAGATGTGTTTAGGATATTGTTGTATTGCACTTTGACTGGAATAGAAGTAAGTTACAATaaagcataatattttgtacatcACTAAACAAGTGTGAGTCatactcgcacacaaagggttctgtacctaccaatataaaaaaaataacactttaattttttgtaatgtatGGTTTAATTAG encodes the following:
- the LOC123868194 gene encoding folliculin isoform X2; protein product: MNAIIGLCHFCEAHGPRPLFCTFTTDDESHTTEASRGTVQCSGCTSVGPDTVFVSRDDNGIIFCSRESVPNNDVTAFLRQAALRSITCEVSWSNEGGVVYFSDTQGHVLSLMFPVKDTRARGLKRLFSVVVLMKDKMLLLNITPVLSEHMQKIANELQQLADVVYENEQSICSQRALRLKTGRNDFGQSRSLIQLTGDEDIFKKLHSHFTWMLRTGGITYSETLYTSQDLLKKFSPTTSGTIFEENACTVPDGASMSLRELGKLLSKDVFRILLYCTLTGIEIVIKSHHTEPSRIINNLSSLIPSGVNHNISHIRADSSVQVLPSQDVCILEETENSNFDCKWSHSIPVKCPTLMKKIENAMQNTKFNDAVLLQHIKSLQLEWLG
- the LOC123868194 gene encoding folliculin isoform X1 yields the protein MNAIIGLCHFCEAHGPRPLFCTFTTDDESHTTEASRGTVQCSGCTSVGPDTVFVSRDDNGIIFCSRESVPNNDVTAFLRQAALRSITCEVSWSNEGGVVYFSDTQGHVLSLMFPVKDTRARGLKRLFSVVVLMKDKMLLLNITPVLSEHMQKIANELQQLADVVYENEQSICSQRALRLKTGRNDFGQSRSLIQLTGDEDIFKKLHSHFTWMLRTGGITYSETLYTSQDLLKKFSPTTSGTIFEENACTVPDGASMSLRELGKLLSKDVFRILLYCTLTGIEIVIKSHHTEPSRIINNLSSLIPSGVNHNISHIRADSSVQVLPSQDVCILEETENSNFDCKWSHSIPVKCPTLMKKIENAMQNTKFNDAVLLQHIKSLQLEWLGITRTLKTALLSGKPDAIKHLEQVLGVTKQDESLVNYWSHAFCD